From the Octadecabacter antarcticus 307 genome, one window contains:
- a CDS encoding TetR/AcrR family transcriptional regulator: MPKIVDRDKYKKDLAERAAGFFSKHGYAGVGMRGIAEHLGMSKSALYHYFPTKESLFLASTESIMSRVEEAPLDVETTEAAQLQALVDSIRGDFGPEMALVFDYLRGKSPAEIAADKAIQMSRSMYLKAVERIVGPERAVETLSVVMGHLMLDYLSGGTLGRSMGRASDMISVK, from the coding sequence ATGCCCAAAATTGTTGATCGAGACAAATATAAGAAAGATCTCGCCGAACGCGCGGCAGGGTTTTTTTCGAAACACGGCTACGCAGGAGTTGGCATGCGCGGCATTGCCGAACATCTCGGCATGTCAAAGAGTGCTTTGTATCATTACTTTCCGACCAAAGAGTCGCTGTTCTTGGCGTCTACTGAATCCATCATGAGCCGCGTTGAAGAGGCCCCTCTAGATGTTGAAACGACGGAGGCGGCGCAGTTGCAGGCCTTGGTGGATTCTATCCGAGGCGATTTTGGGCCAGAGATGGCTTTGGTGTTTGACTACCTGCGCGGCAAAAGCCCCGCTGAAATTGCAGCCGATAAGGCGATTCAAATGTCGCGTTCTATGTATTTGAAAGCTGTCGAACGTATTGTTGGTCCCGAACGTGCAGTTGAAACGCTGTCAGTTGTAATGGGTCATCTCATGCTGGACTATTTATCCGGTGGAACGTTGGGTCGTTCTATGGGGCGGGCATCTGACATGATCTCAGTAAAATAG
- the tnpA gene encoding IS200/IS605 family transposase has protein sequence MWVTKHRYKVLQGAMRERIREIIMQTCAEMGVHIVKGVLGRDHVHMFLSIPPKLSLSNVMQRIKGRSSRRIQMEFPELRKRYWGRRFWARGYFSTTSGNVTDDIITQYLELHSSK, from the coding sequence GTGTGGGTCACAAAACATAGATACAAGGTTTTGCAGGGTGCGATGCGAGAGCGGATACGCGAGATTATCATGCAAACATGCGCCGAAATGGGCGTCCATATCGTGAAAGGTGTGCTGGGACGCGATCATGTGCACATGTTCCTGTCGATCCCACCAAAACTGTCCTTGTCCAACGTTATGCAACGCATAAAGGGCCGCTCGTCGCGCCGCATCCAGATGGAATTCCCTGAGTTGCGCAAGCGCTACTGGGGCAGGCGGTTTTGGGCACGCGGATATTTCTCAACCACCTCTGGAAATGTGACTGACGACATCATCACGCAGTATCTGGAATTGCATTCCTCTAAATGA
- a CDS encoding dihydrodipicolinate synthase family protein, which yields MINEQTAGVFTIAVTPFLPDGAMDWDSVDRMVNFYIEKGATGLTILGMMGEAGKLTADESIAVVQRVVARSTVPIVVGVSAAGFAAMKTLADAAMDAGAAGVMVAPPSNLRTDDQIIGYYHNVAEVLGSTQFVLQDFPLATNVIMSPSVILKIIKECPTCVMLKHEDWPGLEKISTLRGASDAGARRISIMCGNGGLYLLEEMLRGADGAMTGFAYPEMMAQVVAANNTDEARARDIFDAYMPMVRYEAQPGLGLAIRKYTLAQRGSIAHDTMRKPGGALSAAARIEVDTLAARQAIKLKKLGL from the coding sequence ATGATCAATGAGCAAACCGCAGGTGTCTTCACAATTGCCGTAACACCTTTCTTGCCTGACGGAGCCATGGATTGGGACAGCGTCGACCGCATGGTTAATTTCTACATTGAAAAGGGCGCCACCGGCCTGACAATTTTAGGGATGATGGGCGAGGCTGGAAAATTGACTGCAGATGAATCCATCGCCGTTGTGCAACGCGTGGTCGCCCGCAGCACGGTTCCGATTGTCGTCGGTGTCTCTGCCGCTGGCTTTGCGGCGATGAAAACGCTCGCCGATGCTGCGATGGATGCGGGCGCGGCAGGTGTCATGGTCGCTCCGCCGTCGAACCTTCGCACCGACGACCAGATCATCGGATATTACCACAATGTGGCTGAGGTCTTGGGCAGCACCCAGTTCGTGCTGCAAGACTTCCCGCTTGCGACAAACGTTATCATGTCGCCATCGGTCATCCTTAAGATCATCAAAGAGTGTCCCACCTGCGTCATGCTTAAGCATGAAGACTGGCCGGGTTTGGAAAAGATCAGCACCCTTCGCGGGGCGTCGGATGCTGGTGCGCGGCGGATATCCATTATGTGCGGCAATGGCGGGCTCTATCTGCTTGAGGAAATGTTACGCGGGGCGGACGGCGCTATGACCGGATTTGCCTATCCCGAAATGATGGCGCAGGTGGTCGCGGCGAATAACACCGATGAGGCGCGCGCCCGCGATATCTTCGACGCTTACATGCCGATGGTCCGCTATGAGGCACAGCCGGGCTTGGGCCTTGCCATTCGCAAATACACCTTGGCGCAGCGCGGCTCGATTGCCCACGACACGATGCGCAAACCGGGGGGCGCGCTGTCGGCGGCCGCGCGCATCGAGGTCGACACTCTGGCCGCACGACAAGCGATCAAATTGAAGAAACTGGGTCTCTAA
- a CDS encoding aspartate/glutamate racemase family protein, protein MTLVIINPNSSQTVTDGIDAAVDPLRRFGTPIRCLTLPDGPLGIESQRQADLTIAPMLTLAAAQSDATGYVIACFGDPGLHALRDQTNLPVVGIQEAAVMTALTLGQRFGVIAIMPASIPRHLRAFGAMGVLNRLAADRALDLGVADLSDPDKSLSAMVAIGKRLRDDDGANVLIMGCAGMAQYRDMLEAETGLPVVEPCQAAGAMALGHIALNQSHRKGPK, encoded by the coding sequence ATGACGCTTGTCATCATCAACCCCAATTCATCGCAAACTGTGACGGATGGCATCGACGCCGCTGTCGATCCTTTGCGCCGGTTTGGCACCCCTATTCGCTGTCTCACCTTGCCCGATGGGCCACTTGGCATCGAAAGCCAGCGTCAAGCGGATCTAACAATAGCGCCGATGTTGACGCTGGCTGCTGCGCAATCTGACGCCACTGGATATGTAATCGCCTGTTTCGGTGATCCGGGCCTGCATGCGCTGCGCGATCAAACGAACCTACCGGTGGTTGGAATTCAAGAGGCCGCTGTGATGACCGCGCTTACCCTTGGTCAGCGATTTGGTGTGATCGCGATTATGCCTGCGTCGATCCCGCGCCATCTTCGTGCGTTCGGGGCAATGGGTGTGCTGAACCGATTGGCCGCGGATCGCGCACTGGACTTGGGCGTGGCGGACTTAAGCGATCCAGATAAAAGCCTGTCCGCAATGGTCGCTATTGGCAAACGGTTGCGCGACGACGATGGTGCAAACGTATTAATTATGGGATGCGCTGGCATGGCACAGTATCGCGATATGCTTGAGGCAGAGACAGGGCTACCCGTGGTTGAACCTTGCCAAGCTGCTGGCGCCATGGCGCTCGGCCACATTGCGCTAAACCAAAGCCACCGAAAGGGACCAAAATGA
- a CDS encoding VOC family protein: protein MTRPDGPNQLAITFFYYRDLPRVMRFYENIMGLPLAIDQGWCKIYQICPGAHIGLVDEAKGMNKSADVKPVQLCIRVSDVDAWYAYCTELELDNLSKLFVNDQLGIRAFIFNDPEGYQIEIQSATRDGA from the coding sequence ATGACCCGACCAGACGGCCCGAACCAGCTTGCGATCACGTTTTTCTATTATCGCGACCTGCCCCGTGTGATGCGGTTTTATGAAAACATCATGGGCCTGCCGCTGGCGATTGATCAAGGCTGGTGCAAGATTTATCAAATTTGTCCGGGTGCCCACATAGGTTTGGTGGATGAGGCGAAGGGCATGAACAAATCGGCCGACGTGAAGCCTGTGCAACTTTGCATTCGTGTGTCGGATGTGGATGCGTGGTATGCCTATTGTACTGAACTGGAACTCGATAATCTGTCAAAACTGTTCGTGAACGACCAACTGGGCATTCGTGCGTTCATCTTCAACGACCCCGAAGGATACCAAATCGAAATCCAATCTGCCACGCGGGACGGCGCATGA
- the hydA gene encoding dihydropyrimidinase — MRATFMAHDNDLVIRGGHVVAPSGVIDGDVAIKDGKIVSVGKPVSGAREIDGRGKWVMPGGVDVHAHIEQMSGMGVMNADTFETATRSAAQGGTTSVISFAAQARGEPLAQTVAHYSARAARGAMIDYAFHLTLTDLGVAGFDTDLGDLIAAGHRSLKVFTTYNIKLDDHEILSIMAQARQHGALVCVHAETDAILNHAKTQLIEAGHVRPRDHAASHPRIAEIDAVERMCRFATYLDQPVMLFHISTTEGAAAVRLARANGAPVWAETCPHYLFMSEGILDAPGLEGAKWMCSPPQRQTADQDALWAALGAGDLQIVSSDHAPYRYDKSGKLSAGPDAGFHEIANGLPGLETRLPLMFDAMMRVGGLGPEHFARITATAPAQIYGLLNKGAIAQGMDADITIWDPDKQVTYGANDLHDNVGYNPWEGRTITGWPTHVILRGEMLCEDGEFLGIAGMGQWIDRPELATKPNNAKAKT; from the coding sequence ATGAGGGCGACGTTCATGGCGCATGACAATGATCTGGTAATTCGGGGCGGGCACGTCGTTGCGCCAAGCGGTGTAATTGATGGGGATGTGGCCATCAAAGACGGCAAGATCGTTTCGGTGGGCAAACCTGTATCAGGCGCGCGCGAAATAGATGGGCGTGGCAAATGGGTGATGCCGGGTGGTGTCGACGTCCACGCCCATATTGAACAGATGTCGGGCATGGGCGTGATGAACGCTGATACGTTCGAGACCGCCACAAGGTCTGCCGCGCAGGGTGGCACGACGTCCGTCATCTCGTTCGCGGCGCAAGCGAGGGGCGAACCGCTGGCCCAAACGGTTGCCCACTACAGCGCCCGCGCCGCGCGCGGTGCGATGATTGACTACGCGTTCCACCTGACGCTGACCGATCTTGGCGTTGCGGGTTTTGACACTGATCTGGGTGATCTGATTGCAGCGGGGCATCGGTCGCTGAAAGTCTTTACGACCTACAACATCAAACTTGATGACCATGAAATCCTATCGATCATGGCGCAAGCGCGCCAGCACGGCGCGCTCGTTTGTGTGCATGCCGAAACCGACGCCATTTTGAACCACGCAAAGACCCAACTGATTGAGGCTGGCCACGTTCGCCCGCGCGACCACGCTGCATCCCATCCCCGCATCGCAGAAATTGATGCCGTCGAACGAATGTGTCGCTTTGCAACCTATTTGGATCAGCCAGTGATGTTGTTCCACATTTCCACCACTGAAGGCGCCGCCGCCGTCAGACTGGCCCGCGCAAACGGCGCACCAGTCTGGGCCGAAACCTGCCCGCATTACCTGTTCATGTCTGAGGGTATTCTGGACGCCCCCGGATTGGAGGGTGCCAAGTGGATGTGTTCGCCCCCGCAACGACAAACGGCAGATCAGGATGCACTTTGGGCCGCACTTGGCGCGGGTGATTTGCAAATCGTGTCCTCTGATCATGCGCCCTATCGCTATGATAAAAGCGGAAAACTATCTGCGGGACCAGACGCGGGATTTCATGAGATTGCGAATGGTTTACCGGGGCTGGAGACACGTTTGCCGCTGATGTTTGACGCGATGATGCGCGTAGGTGGGCTGGGACCCGAACATTTTGCGCGGATCACAGCGACTGCACCGGCGCAGATTTACGGCCTGCTTAACAAGGGCGCAATTGCGCAAGGGATGGATGCCGATATTACGATCTGGGACCCTGATAAACAGGTGACCTACGGGGCCAATGATTTGCATGACAATGTCGGATACAATCCGTGGGAGGGGCGCACGATTACGGGTTGGCCCACACACGTCATTTTGCGCGGCGAGATGTTGTGCGAAGACGGTGAATTTCTTGGAATAGCCGGAATGGGCCAGTGGATCGACCGCCCCGAACTGGCCACAAAGCCAAACAACGCAAAAGCAAAGACATGA
- a CDS encoding calcium-binding protein — translation MAHSFDTFLDSTTHNFDLADMSSSQMSLADLGTPTYPATPWGSFFSFFSSGSYSVGGTQSSDNPVFGTLASDTFLFTDASFTVDGGGGADSINGGSGNNLIRTGIGADTIILQSGNNVILSEGGANTVAVTFGNNYIVTGNGADSITATSGNNIINAGDGANTITVTSGTNHITTGIGADSITTAGTTGEFNYIHAGDGANTITTADSNDFIWGGAHADTITSGAGQDVVRAGNGANTITTGPGDDVVHTGVDVDTVSTGDGDDRIHIKGGTDTIAAATGNDTLIAHFESAGSVVSINSLSGNVEIGYSGNISGLGVASFLGVENFNITSGEHNDIITTGGGNDVIATGLGDDIINAGQNDDSLRGGGGADTFIFAGGDGDDTIHDFGDGADLFHITGGITGWGTATYNAGGSGDTVISFNASLTAITTDTDSTITLVGGDFSLIQIDFI, via the coding sequence ATGGCCCATTCATTCGATACGTTCCTTGATTCTACTACCCACAACTTTGATCTTGCCGATATGAGCTCATCTCAGATGAGCCTAGCTGACTTAGGAACCCCCACATATCCTGCCACTCCATGGGGCAGTTTCTTTTCTTTTTTCTCCAGTGGTAGTTATTCGGTCGGTGGCACTCAAAGCAGCGATAACCCGGTCTTTGGAACCCTTGCTTCTGATACTTTTCTTTTCACAGATGCAAGTTTCACGGTTGACGGCGGTGGCGGTGCCGATTCGATTAATGGCGGATCGGGCAATAACCTAATCAGAACGGGTATCGGCGCTGATACCATTATTCTCCAATCTGGGAATAACGTGATCCTAAGTGAAGGTGGCGCGAATACCGTCGCTGTGACATTTGGAAACAATTACATTGTTACGGGTAACGGTGCTGATAGCATCACTGCCACATCCGGGAATAACATTATCAACGCTGGCGATGGCGCGAACACGATTACTGTGACGTCAGGCACAAACCATATTACCACGGGTATCGGTGCCGACAGTATTACGACTGCCGGTACAACTGGTGAATTCAATTATATCCATGCTGGCGACGGCGCCAACACAATCACAACCGCGGATAGTAATGACTTTATCTGGGGCGGCGCCCATGCCGATACCATCACGTCCGGCGCAGGCCAAGATGTAGTTCGTGCTGGAAACGGAGCTAACACTATCACGACCGGTCCAGGCGATGACGTAGTCCATACTGGCGTAGATGTTGATACGGTTTCAACGGGTGACGGTGACGACAGAATCCACATCAAAGGTGGCACTGACACAATTGCTGCAGCGACAGGCAACGACACTCTGATTGCCCATTTTGAGTCAGCTGGAAGCGTTGTCAGCATCAACTCTCTCTCCGGTAATGTTGAAATTGGATACTCCGGAAATATTTCCGGGCTCGGCGTCGCGAGCTTCTTGGGTGTTGAGAACTTCAACATCACCTCGGGTGAACACAACGACATCATTACGACGGGCGGCGGTAATGACGTGATTGCGACAGGCTTGGGTGACGACATTATTAATGCCGGGCAAAACGATGACAGTTTGAGGGGTGGCGGAGGAGCCGACACGTTCATTTTTGCCGGTGGCGATGGGGATGACACAATACATGATTTTGGAGATGGAGCAGACCTTTTCCATATCACGGGAGGTATTACCGGTTGGGGCACCGCAACCTATAATGCCGGCGGTAGTGGCGATACTGTGATCAGCTTCAATGCGTCTTTGACAGCTATAACTACTGACACTGACTCGACAATCACCCTAGTGGGTGGGGATTTTAGCCTTATCCAGATCGATTTCATTTAG
- a CDS encoding DUF4198 domain-containing protein has protein sequence MRILAIAAALAVALPVPSQVMAHEFWIEPLAYQVDSSDLIIGELTNGQEFAGSQFAYLPQRFERFTVAAGMRQGDVLNRLGARPALSIAPLSEGLNVISYQSTLSTMTYSEWAKFLKFSAHKDFADIEAIHDARGLPRTGFVEGYWRFAKTLVGAGNSIGSDFRSGLAIEFVALDNPYTDDLSNGLRVQLYYLDDLRGDAQVELFEKAPDGTVDITLHRTDANGIATLPVKAGFSYLVDAVVLREPSNELAAEAEIVWETLWAALTFGVPE, from the coding sequence ATGCGCATCCTTGCCATCGCTGCTGCCCTTGCTGTCGCCCTACCCGTTCCATCGCAGGTTATGGCCCACGAATTCTGGATTGAACCGCTTGCCTACCAAGTAGATTCTAGCGATCTGATTATCGGTGAATTGACCAACGGGCAAGAGTTTGCAGGGTCACAATTTGCCTACCTGCCGCAGCGCTTTGAACGATTTACGGTGGCGGCGGGTATGCGTCAGGGTGACGTCTTAAACCGTCTTGGCGCGCGACCTGCCCTCAGTATCGCACCCCTCAGTGAGGGGTTGAACGTCATCAGCTACCAATCGACCCTATCAACAATGACCTACAGCGAATGGGCGAAGTTCCTGAAGTTTTCTGCGCACAAGGATTTTGCCGACATCGAAGCAATCCATGACGCGCGCGGCCTGCCCCGGACAGGGTTTGTCGAAGGCTATTGGCGGTTTGCCAAAACCCTTGTTGGTGCTGGCAACAGCATCGGCAGTGATTTTCGCAGCGGGCTGGCGATTGAATTTGTCGCCCTCGACAATCCATATACCGATGACCTGAGCAACGGTTTGCGGGTGCAGCTGTATTACCTCGACGATCTGCGCGGCGATGCACAGGTTGAACTGTTTGAAAAAGCGCCAGACGGCACAGTCGATATCACCCTGCACCGCACCGATGCGAATGGCATTGCCACCCTGCCCGTCAAGGCGGGTTTCAGTTATCTGGTTGATGCCGTCGTGCTGCGCGAACCCTCAAATGAACTGGCGGCCGAGGCAGAGATCGTATGGGAAACCCTATGGGCCGCCCTGACATTTGGGGTGCCGGAATAG
- a CDS encoding HupE/UreJ family protein, whose amino-acid sequence MGNSVWVNAKVTVGRVVSMAALVWITCASLAAAHEVLPTIGDMEIVDGQITFSLEGNFESIVAGIDLDGLNDTEAAPEAEVYDMLRAMEPAAFGAQVAGYWPTMASTIDVIVDGERVALEFSGIEVPQVGDVDVVRQSTLTFAGAVPDGAQAVQIGWPAEYGVLVLRQMGVDGGWDGYLSGGGLTDPVSLSGGNAMSRGEAFVQFIPVGVEHIVPLGLDHILFVLGLFFLSVRLRPLLAQITAFTAAHTVTLALATLGYVNIPNEYMWIVESIIALSIVYIAVENVFTDGLNPWRPAIIFGFGLLHGLGFASVLQAYGLPDTAVIPALLGFNIGVELGQLAVIAVAFIILVSAMRLSEDGKANKTAASIYMGAAILLVPLAIIPITAIGPDAVEAYLPLLFMVAALAGLASASCAVERFDTYRHMVAMPASIGIALIGAYWVVERVFL is encoded by the coding sequence ATGGGAAACTCCGTTTGGGTTAACGCTAAGGTGACGGTTGGGCGGGTGGTGTCAATGGCCGCACTGGTCTGGATCACATGCGCGTCATTGGCTGCCGCGCATGAAGTTTTGCCAACCATAGGCGATATGGAAATTGTTGACGGACAAATCACCTTCAGCCTTGAAGGAAACTTTGAGAGCATCGTCGCGGGCATTGATCTGGATGGGCTGAACGACACCGAAGCCGCACCCGAGGCTGAGGTTTACGACATGTTACGCGCCATGGAACCCGCAGCTTTTGGCGCACAAGTTGCCGGATATTGGCCCACCATGGCCAGTACGATTGACGTGATCGTGGACGGTGAGCGTGTGGCGCTTGAATTCAGTGGCATTGAGGTGCCGCAGGTTGGGGATGTTGACGTCGTGCGCCAGTCCACGTTGACCTTTGCGGGGGCTGTGCCAGATGGCGCGCAAGCGGTGCAAATCGGCTGGCCTGCAGAATACGGCGTGCTGGTGCTGCGTCAAATGGGTGTGGATGGCGGCTGGGATGGCTATTTGTCCGGTGGGGGTCTGACCGATCCTGTGTCGCTGTCGGGTGGAAATGCGATGTCGCGCGGCGAGGCCTTCGTGCAGTTTATCCCCGTGGGCGTCGAACACATCGTGCCGCTTGGCCTCGATCATATTTTGTTTGTACTGGGGCTGTTTTTTTTGTCGGTTAGATTGCGCCCGCTTCTGGCCCAGATCACCGCCTTTACGGCCGCACACACCGTTACGTTGGCGCTGGCGACGTTGGGCTATGTGAATATCCCCAACGAATATATGTGGATTGTGGAAAGCATCATCGCCCTGTCCATCGTCTATATCGCGGTCGAGAATGTCTTTACCGACGGCCTGAACCCTTGGCGCCCTGCGATTATTTTCGGGTTCGGATTGCTGCACGGGCTTGGCTTTGCGTCGGTATTGCAAGCCTACGGTCTGCCTGACACTGCGGTCATCCCGGCGCTGCTCGGCTTTAACATTGGGGTGGAACTGGGCCAGTTGGCGGTGATCGCCGTGGCCTTCATCATCCTTGTCAGCGCCATGCGCTTGTCCGAGGACGGCAAGGCTAATAAAACCGCCGCGTCAATCTATATGGGCGCCGCGATCCTGCTCGTGCCACTGGCCATCATCCCGATCACCGCGATCGGGCCGGACGCGGTAGAGGCCTATCTGCCGTTGTTGTTTATGGTGGCGGCCCTTGCAGGTCTGGCATCGGCGTCCTGCGCGGTTGAACGGTTCGACACCTACCGCCACATGGTCGCGATGCCCGCCAGCATCGGTATTGCTCTGATCGGTGCATATTGGGTGGTGGAACGCGTGTTCCTTTGA
- a CDS encoding recombinase family protein, producing MAKVGYARVSSVGQSLDVQREKLGSCDKLFQEKRSGTTDTRPMLKQCLDYVREGDQLIVTRIDRLARSTLHLCQIAETLREKAVDLVVLDQNIDTSDATGRLLFNMLGAIGQFETEIRAERQMDGIKKAKDRGVQFGKRPALTADQILELRKRREQGILIKDLMALYGLSKATIYRYLGTKNA from the coding sequence ATGGCTAAAGTCGGATACGCCCGCGTCAGTTCTGTTGGACAGTCCCTGGACGTACAGCGTGAGAAGCTGGGGAGTTGCGATAAGCTGTTCCAAGAAAAACGCAGTGGCACCACCGATACCCGCCCCATGCTCAAGCAGTGCTTGGACTATGTCCGCGAAGGCGATCAGTTGATCGTGACCCGCATCGACCGCCTGGCACGCTCAACGCTGCACCTCTGCCAGATCGCCGAGACATTACGCGAGAAAGCCGTCGATCTGGTTGTCCTGGATCAGAACATCGACACGTCTGATGCCACTGGCCGTCTGTTATTCAATATGTTGGGTGCTATCGGCCAGTTCGAAACCGAGATCCGGGCCGAGCGTCAAATGGACGGGATCAAAAAGGCTAAGGACCGAGGCGTGCAATTTGGAAAGCGGCCCGCGCTTACAGCCGACCAAATCTTGGAACTGCGTAAAAGACGCGAGCAAGGCATCCTCATAAAGGATCTCATGGCTCTCTACGGCCTCTCAAAAGCAACAATCTATCGATATCTTGGAACAAAAAACGCCTGA
- the rpsB gene encoding 30S ribosomal protein S2 produces MALPEFTMRQLLEAGVHFGHQKQRWNPKMQEFIYGQRNGIHIMDLTQTLPMLDAALNVVRDTVAKGGRVLFVGTKRQAQTPIKEAAEKSAQFYMNHRWLGGTLTNWETISKRIAKLREIDEAAERGFEGMTKKERLGMERIQGKLEASLGGIRDMGGVPDLLFVIDVNKEDLAIAEANKLGIPVVAVVDTNCSPSGIDYIIPGNDDAARAIALYTDLAARAALDGMTAQMGAAGIDIGEMEPAIEEEVAEAVVEAAPAVEDAVAAK; encoded by the coding sequence ATGGCTCTTCCAGAGTTTACTATGCGCCAGCTTCTCGAAGCAGGCGTTCACTTCGGCCACCAAAAACAGCGGTGGAACCCGAAGATGCAAGAATTCATTTACGGTCAGCGTAACGGCATCCACATCATGGACCTGACACAGACGCTGCCAATGTTGGACGCAGCCCTTAACGTTGTGCGCGACACTGTGGCCAAGGGCGGCCGCGTGCTGTTCGTCGGCACCAAGCGCCAGGCACAGACACCGATCAAAGAAGCTGCTGAAAAGTCAGCACAGTTCTACATGAACCACCGTTGGCTCGGTGGTACGCTCACCAACTGGGAAACGATTTCCAAGCGTATTGCGAAGCTTCGCGAAATTGACGAAGCAGCCGAGCGCGGCTTTGAGGGTATGACCAAAAAAGAGCGCCTTGGTATGGAACGTATTCAGGGCAAACTCGAAGCGTCCTTGGGCGGTATCCGCGATATGGGCGGCGTGCCTGACCTGTTGTTCGTCATCGACGTCAACAAAGAAGACCTCGCCATCGCAGAAGCCAACAAGCTGGGCATCCCGGTTGTGGCCGTGGTTGACACCAACTGTTCGCCCTCTGGCATTGACTACATTATCCCCGGCAACGACGACGCAGCCCGCGCCATCGCGCTTTATACCGACCTGGCTGCACGCGCAGCGCTCGACGGGATGACGGCACAAATGGGTGCTGCTGGCATCGACATCGGTGAGATGGAACCTGCCATTGAAGAAGAAGTTGCAGAGGCCGTTGTAGAAGCTGCACCTGCCGTTGAAGACGCAGTAGCCGCCAAATAA
- the tsf gene encoding translation elongation factor Ts: MAITAALVKELRDSTGAGMMDAKKALTETSGDMEAAVDWLRTKGLAKAAKKSGRTAAEGLVAVAVKDGKGIAVEVNSETDFVGKNSDFQQMVAGIAEIALTVNDVEALKAADMGGKSVEQTVTDAVAIIGENMSVRRMNALTGDVIISYVHNAAVPGKMGSIGVLVAMTGGDEGLGKQIAMHIAAVNPAALSENDMDAAVVEKEKQVQMDIARESGKPEAVIEKMIVGRMKKFVAESTLLNQAFVVNPDVTVGQAVADAGATITGFARLEVGEGVEVEKEDFAAEVAKLNG, translated from the coding sequence ATGGCGATCACTGCTGCATTGGTAAAAGAACTGCGCGATTCTACAGGCGCAGGCATGATGGACGCGAAAAAGGCACTGACAGAAACGAGTGGCGACATGGAAGCGGCGGTCGATTGGCTGCGCACCAAAGGTCTGGCGAAAGCTGCAAAGAAGTCTGGGCGCACGGCGGCAGAAGGCCTCGTGGCAGTTGCTGTCAAAGACGGTAAGGGAATTGCTGTTGAAGTGAACTCTGAGACCGACTTCGTTGGCAAAAACTCGGATTTCCAGCAAATGGTTGCTGGCATTGCTGAAATTGCACTGACCGTTAACGATGTTGAGGCGCTAAAGGCGGCCGACATGGGTGGCAAATCAGTTGAACAAACCGTGACCGACGCTGTTGCGATCATCGGCGAAAACATGTCGGTTCGCCGCATGAATGCGCTGACTGGCGACGTAATTATCAGCTATGTGCACAATGCGGCCGTTCCCGGAAAAATGGGCAGCATTGGCGTTCTGGTCGCAATGACCGGCGGCGATGAGGGCTTGGGCAAACAGATCGCGATGCATATCGCGGCCGTAAACCCCGCAGCGCTGTCTGAAAATGACATGGACGCGGCTGTTGTTGAGAAAGAAAAGCAGGTTCAAATGGACATCGCACGCGAAAGCGGCAAGCCAGAAGCGGTGATCGAAAAGATGATCGTTGGCCGGATGAAAAAATTCGTCGCGGAATCTACGTTGCTGAACCAAGCGTTTGTTGTGAACCCAGATGTAACTGTAGGGCAGGCGGTTGCCGATGCTGGCGCAACCATTACCGGATTCGCGCGCTTGGAAGTTGGCGAAGGCGTCGAAGTTGAGAAAGAAGACTTCGCAGCTGAAGTTGCGAAGCTTAACGGTTAA